The Carassius gibelio isolate Cgi1373 ecotype wild population from Czech Republic chromosome A19, carGib1.2-hapl.c, whole genome shotgun sequence genome segment gtggagcttaaatcGTTTCCTCGGTTACCGCCGTAAACAAAGCACTCACGAATGCCGCAGCAGGTGGAGCTAAAGCGTTTCCTCGGTTACCGCCGTAAACAAAGCACTCACGAATGCCgcggcaggtggagcttaaagcgtttcctcggTTACCGCCGTAAACACAGCACTCATGAACGCCgcggcaggtggagcttaaagcgtttccttggttaccgccaTAAACAAAGCACTCACGAATGCCGCGGCAGGTGGAGCTAAAGCGTTTCCTCGGTTACCGCCGTAAACAAAGCACTCACGAATGCCgcggcaggtggagcttaaagcgtttcctcggTTACCGCCGTAAACACAGCACTCACGAACGCCGCGGCAGGTGGAGCTAAAGCGTTTCCTCGGTTACCGCCGTAAACAAAGCACTCACGAACGCCgcggcaggtggagcttaaagcgtttcctcggTTACCGCCGTAAACACAGCACTCATGAACGCCgcggcaggtggagcttaaagcgtttcctcggTTACCGCCATAAACAAAGCACTTACGAATGCCgcggcaggtggagcttaaagcgtttcctcggTTACCGCCGTAAACACAGCACTCATGAACGCCgcggcaggtggagcttaaagcgtttccttggttaccgccaTAAACAAAGCACTCATGAACGCCGCGGCAGGTGGAgctaaagcgtttccttggttaccaccaTAAACAAAGCACTCATGAACGCTGTGGCAGATGGAGCTTAAATCGTTTCCTCGGTTACCGCCATAAACAAAGCACTCACGAACGCCGCAGCAGGTGGAGCTAAAGCGTTTCCTCGGTTACCGCCATAAACAAAGCACTCACGAACGCCGCAGCAGGTGGAGCTAAAGCGTTTCCTCGGTTACCGCCATAAACAAAGCACTCACGAACGCCGCAGCAGGTGGAGCTAAATCGTTTCCTCGGTTACCGCCATAAACAAAGCACTCACGAACGCCGCAGCAGGTGGAGCTAAAGCGTTTCCTCGGTTACCGCCATAAACAAAGCACTCATGAACGCTGCGGCAGGTGGAGCTAAAGCGTTTCCTCGGTTACCGCCATAAACAAAGCACTCACGAACGCCGCAGCAGGTGGAGCTAAAGCGTTTCCTCGGTTACCGCCATAAACAAAGCACTCATGAACGCTGCGGCAGGTGGAGCTAAAGCGTTTCCTCGGTTACCGCCATAAACAAAGCACTCATGAACGCTGCGGCAGGTGGAGCTAAAGCGTTTCCTCGGTTACCGCCGTAAACAAAGCACTCATAAACGCCGCGGCAGGTGGAGCTAGGTTTCCTAGGTTACAGCTGTAAAGAAAGCAgcactgcacttatgaactttaataagTATTTAACAGATGCAAGAcgaaaagaaaaaataccatctaaacttttattAAGACAGTAAGTTCCActcagacatgcattcatattAACTCCTGCCCCTAACTGAATCacaatttgtttagcatctcctaacatatttgaatcgattttcaaccGGCTCGTGGTTAACCATTACATTCCTATTAGGCCGTTTGCTGAGGTTTAACAGTGATATGGATGCTGATGCCTAGCTGTGATGTGGTGTCTGATGTCTTACCAACGGCTCCAGGTGCGGCACACACGCATGCAGACACACAGCTGCCGCTGACTGAGATGCTGGAAGACACGGAGCCAGACCTCCCTCGGCAGCACGTGAGACGCGCCGCTGTCCAGCGGCAGGCAGTGTGGCTCGGGACAGGCCGGCGGCGGTCGCACAAGGTGCCGCTCCATCTGCAGGGGCCGCGGCGACGAGGGCACAGCCACAGCACTCCTCTTCACCAGTTGTGAGCGCGACTGCTGCGAGCGATGTGGAGCCAGAGAGATGCTGACCGGGTTACAGGTGGCAGTGTTGCCGTTCGCAGTACCAGAGCCAGCTGCTGCTGTACCTGTGCTCTTATTTGAGGAAATGTTCTGCCGGCTTCCTCCTCGGATTTTGCTCCCACGGACAGCCTTTCCGGGGGTGTGCCGGTGATTGGTTACAGTACTGCTGTTGGAGTTCTCCTTCTCTTGCATCTCTCTGCCAGCCACCCGTGTGCGGCCGTTGCGTGTGTCCTGTCCGTTAGTGCGCTTGGATGAGGACAGGCCTTCGGGTCCCGCCAAATGTCCATGTCCGAAGGGTGGCAGCTGAGTAGCTGACAGCGGTGAGGACGGCTGACCCCGATCCCCTGCCCTGTCCTCATCCTCATCTGCTTCAGTGTCCAAGACCGCTCTGCGCAGCCTGCTACTCACGTCTCCTCTGCGGCGCTGTGGCTGCGGCTCGTCCACGCTGTCCTGCTCATGGTCTGCTGCTACGCTCTCGCCATCAGAATCCTCACTGGCACTGAAGCCCAGCTCTGCCAGACGGCGGCTTCGCTCTCGCTCGCGGATGTTGCTGTTGCCGTATCCAGCTGCTGGAGAGGAAGCTTCTGAGGCGGCGACAGGAGATGGCGAGTCTGAATCCGATTCTGAGTCGCTTTCTGAGCTGGAGGAGGACGAGGAGCTGGAGTCGCGCACTCGCTCCAGTAGCTGACACATGCGTTTGAAGCGCTCGAGCTTCTCACGTTGATGCGAGCGCTGGTCCTGGCTCGGGGCCGAGGGCTGCGCCGCACCAGAGCCTCCAGCAGAGCTGTGTCCACCAGCCAGCGAAGAGTTGGGCCCGTTCGCTTCAGAAGAATCTGAGGAGTTGGGTTTGGCTTTCTGCTGAAGATGTTAAAGAGAGAAGATTACAACACACAACTGTGCATGTCATCTCAACAATAAGACTAAAGACTTACCTTTTTCAGGTGTTTATCACGGGCACCTTTGATCTGTTGAGgacaaacagaaaaacacacGTGTTCAAACAGGACCTGAGTGATGCATGGTAATATGTGACATTACTTCCTGCTAAACTCTGTACCAACTCTACAAAACGGTGgacggtcacacacacacactaatcgcAATATCTGATAATATGGTCTACCTAAGCCCCACCTCCACCACGCCCCTCTtgaatagacttgaacactttgttggcattaatggaagtgcattagcatggtttaaatcgtacttatatgaccgccatcagttcgtagcagtgaatgaagatgtatcatatcgatcacaagtgcagtatggagtacctcaaggctcagtactagggccgctactcttcaagctttatatgttacccttgggagatatcatcaggaaacatggtgttagctttcactgttatgctgatgatactcagctctatatttcttcgtggcccggtgaaacacaccaatttgaaaaaataacagaatgcatagtcgatataaaaaactggatgacgagtaatttcttactgctaaattcagaaaaaacagaggtgttaatcatagggcctaaaaactctgcttgtaataacctagaccactgtctaagacttgatggctgctctgcgTTCCTGACATGCACAACTATGACTGCTGCACTCGCATCTCACATGAGGGAGGATCAGAAAGTGAAGAAGAGTTAGAGGTTCAACTTTAAGAAAACATGTCTAGAGAATTTGTGGGGATTTTATTCCATTCCGCTGCGTCTCatctgtttttaaatgcaatCGCGTGTGGAAAAaacggttcttttttttttttttacagtgaaccaTGCCAGCCCTACtatttacctaaatgtattacttcagacttatgtgccctctagaagcttgagttctgcaagtgaatgtcgcttcattgttcatcccaaagaagcacaaaatcactcctggtggaatgacctccccaactcaatccgagcagctgagtccttggccatcttcaagaatctcctccatctttatttgaccctctaactctagcactcactattctaattctattctttaaaaaaacttgttatttattatattatttaaaagcccttgctatgtgtacggcgttaagctaactgagacttgttatagcacttgtgttTCATTGCTCTGTtactgattttgattgcttctgttgtcctcacgTGTAAGTCACTTCGGTTAAAGTGTCAGCTGaaagactaaatgtgaatgtaatgTGTCCCGTCACACTCAAGCTGAATCACAATCAGTGAAGCACTCACCTTCTTTCTGGAGCCGCTCTCCTGAGGAAGCTCCTTGTCCTTCCTGCGCTTGGCTCCGTCCGGCCGGGCCGAGTCGTCCAGGGACATGCTCTTCTTCTTACTGGGTGGAGGCTCATCCGTCAGCTTCCAGCGGCTCACCTCCCCATTGTCCATGCGCCTCTTCCCTGAACCATCTCCTGGATCCTAAACATCGGACACTTCCATTAGCATGATGTTTATTAGGCTGAAGGCCAATCAGAACTAGATCAGTGATGACATCATCACTCTTCAGTCAGACGGCATCATGAAGTCGAAACGCTCCTGGTCTAGAAACGGAGCTGATGTGAGTGACCCAGAGATCTCTACTTCTGTGATCTACAGCGCTCTGAATCTGCTACAGCTTCAGTTCACATCATTTCCTAACGCCACTGCTTCCTGTCTGTCTCCTTCACTCTACTAAAACAGATTTATTCACCAAGTGTTCTCTTAACATTTAAGCAGACATGAACTAGCTGGAGACTGTCCCACTCTGCCCTGTGATGGAGCAGTGGAGGATCTGTGTGCAGTCTTACCTTACTGGTCTTTCCTTCCTTGTGGCACTTTGGACATTCCCAGCAGTTTGGGATCTCATCATTAATAATGCCTTCAGACTTGGCCATCTGAGGAGAGAGGGTTGATGGTGTTATCAGACGCTGGCTTCGATCAGCTTCACCCCTGAGGAGTGTGTGTTACTAACCTTCAGACAGCTGGGGTGGATGATCTCGTTACAGATGGTGCACTCCATGAGCGAGAGGCTGAACTTCTCCTCCTCCGACTCCACCGTGTCCTCCTTCCCTGCTTCACCACACGCGAAACACACGGCTGTGTGCGGTAACACGGGCTGAGGAGAGCAGGAGAGTCAGTGAAGCCAGAGGCTTtcagtcacacactcacacaagcacATCCACATCATGAAGGGAAAGAGTCTGTTTGCTGGACTCACCGCAGTGCACTGGCGGAGCAGACAGGACTGCTTCATCCGGCCCGGCCCGCCGAACTTCTTCATGTCCTTACAGAAGTGACACTCTCCACACTCGGTCCGCAGACAGGCCTGACAGCGCCGGCACCGTGTCCGCCGCCGCCGCGCACCCCCCAGAGCCTTACTGCCAGACATCCCCTCCGCATTCAGCTGaggagcgcacacacacacacacacacacacacatatattcagcTCTTTGCACATCTGCAGAACACGCACTGCTCTTTTTCTTACTGTCTGTAATCTCTAACTGATTGGAGTTGCTCTTTTATAAATACAAAAAGCTATCTACACACGactaaacaaatacatacatatatatatatatattaggtctgTCAaatcatatacaggtgctggtcatataattataatatcatcaaaaagttgatttatttcattaaatccaTTCAAAAAAGAgaagtttgtatattatattcattcattacacacagactgatatatttatttatattttatttattttattttttatgattataactgacatctAAGAAAAATacgtatctcagaaaatttgaatgttacttaaaaccaatacaaagaaattattttagaaatcttggccaactaaaagtatgaatatgaaaagtatgagcatgtacagcactcagtactgagttgtgtctcttgtgtctgaatgactgcagcaatgcggcgtggcatggagtggatcagtctgtggcactgctcaggtgttatgagagaccaggttactctgatagtggccttctgctcttctgcattcttgggtctgacatgtcacatcttcctcttcacaataccacaCAGATTTTCTAATCTATATCGACTACAGATtgtctatggggttaaggtcagccgaatttgctggccaattaagaacagggataccatggtccttaaaccaggtactggtagctttggcactgtgtgaaGGTGaagagtcctgttggaaaatgaaatctgcatctccataaagttggtcagcagcaggaagctgAAAAGAgaaagtgctctaaaacttcctggtatagggctgtgttgacctttgacctcagaaaacacagtggaccaacaccagcagatgacatggcaccccaaaccatcactgactgtggaaactttacaccggacctcaagcaacgtggattgtgtgcctctcctctcttcctccagactctgggaccctgatttccaaaggaaatgctaaatttactttcatcagagaacataactgtggtccactcagcagcagtccagtcctttctgaagcgagacgcttctgacgctgtctgttgttcaagagtggcttgacacaaggaatgtgaagctgaaacccatgtcttgcatacgtctgtgtgtagtgattcttgaagcactggctccagctgcagtccactctttgtgaatctcccccacatctttgaatgggttttgtttcacaatcctctccagggtgcagttatccctattgcttgtacacctttttctaccacatcttttccttcccttcccctctctattaatgtgcttggacacagagactgagagaacatttaaaggctttgcaggtgttttgagttaatcatctgattagagtgtgacaccaggtgtcttcaatactgAACCTttccacaatattctaattttttgagatactgaatttgagatttccctttgttgtcagttataatcatcaaaattaaaagaaataaacatttgaaatatatcagtctgtgtgtaatgaatgaatataatatacaagtttcacttttataTAAATCctgtttttgatgatattctaatgatATGACCAGCAGCTGTAGATGTGTGTCCTGTGTTTATCTACACGACCGGTCAAGAGTCTGGGGTCAGTGAGACCTATAATGTTTtcagagaagtctcttctgcacatcaaggctgcaattatttgataaaaaaaaaagaaataaataataataaaatagaaataacaatatttcaaaatgttattttaatattaaataatggtttatatttcaatatcctttaaagtgtaatgtatttctgtgatgctccgctgtattttcagcatcattcctccagtcttcagtgtcacatgatcttcagaaatcagaataatatacggATTTATTATCAGAATTATCAATCTTGTGCTGACAAATATGTTTTTTGAAATTGGGatactttttttaggattctttgacaaataaaaagtttaaaaaggacagcatgtattcaaaatataaatattttctaacaatatacatctttgctatcacttcttatcaattgaacaaatccttgctgaataaaagttttaatttctttctaaaagagagaataaaaatgtactgactccaaacttctgaactgaagagaatcctgaaaaactatCACAGTTTACAACAGAATCTGAAGCAGCACGGTTTCAGCAcggataataaataataaaaaatcaataataataaatcatcatattttcatgatttctgaagatcatgtgacactgaagactggaggaatgatactgaaaatacagcggagcatcacagaaataaatcttaatgatatttcacagtataaacatttttgatcaaataaatgcagtgttgaTGAGCAGAAGCGACTTCTGTAAATCATGAAAAAGGTTCTGATCCAGACACACATCTCTATCATCAGtgacaggggtcagaggtcaagagCTGATCTGACCTCACTACACAGTGTGAGCCACAGGAGCTACTACATGATCGAAGAGACACACCATGAGCTGAATCCACTGCTACACACAGTGTGTCAGGAGAGCACAGACCACAgcagcacacacagagagagcgcTTCACCGTGTTTACATGCACAGACTCACTGACTGTGTGCAGCGGAAGCGCCGCCGGAAGCAGCAGCTAGCATGTGTTAGCAGCTTCAGCAGCACTAACTCACCTCTCTAACCTCCTGATCTGAAGAAGCTGAGCGCTTGAGTCTCACACAGACCCTGACACACGACTCACCTGCTCGAGTGGAGGCGCATGCTGCTGGATCGAGCATCAGACTGATGTGTTCTCGCGACAGATGCACACAATGAGACAGCTTCCTTGTTCCTGTTGTATCGCAGCTTTACATGAGAGTCTCGATTAAAGCCCAGACTCAGAGATCACGATCCCTCAGCCCCTCTGATGCTCCACACGGCCAGAGATCCTCACCTGTGAGCGCAGGCCAGTCTCCCAGCGCTCGGCTGAACTGAAAGAGAAACAGCGCAGGCGGACGAGCGCGTCTTTGTTCGCTCTCTCTATTGTGCTGCTCCGCTGCGCGTGCAGGAGTATTATATTAATATCTGTCCCAGTCCAGAGCAGCTCGTCACCCCGACGCCACCACACTCCGAGCCTGCTCCCGacgatcaaataaataaataaatatggtaaataaaaaatatggagAGTAAAAAAACGACAGCTCCTCCCGGTCTGTTCGTCACGACCGAAAGGCAACATGGGAAATGTGGTCCACTTGTGCCCTACCCAAAACATTCATGTTATTTACAttgctgaattatatatatatattttttttttttacagcccaaTGCTTCAgatgttattttataaaaataataataataacaaagttgattttaaatccataaataccacaacaataatgaataataattcgTGGTTTGAGCTGATCTGGAAGCAGTTGTTAGAATAGAGTCAGATGTGTGACTGTGCGGCTAACATTAgccgctaacacacacacatacacacacacagctgctgaaCACACCGCGCATCGGCTCAGATCGCTCTTCAACACTCATCAGCGGCGTCAGATCAGACTAGATTGGCTTCGGCTGGATCTCAGCACAGACCTGAGTGAAGATGATCAAGCTTTTCTCGCTGAAGCAGCAGAAGAAGGACGAGGAGTCCGCGGGAGGAACGAGAGCCGGAGCCGGCGGGAAGAAGGCGAGCGCGGCCCAGCTGCGGATACAGAAGGGTACGAGCACCAGAGCATCCCTCCAGAGACCGTCACttatccctctctctcacacacacacacacacacacacacggagagagaCAGGGAGTCAGTATTCATTCCCTACTCAGGCTCGTTTAAAGACCGTCCTCACGCTTTCGAGCGACATTAGCATTAGCCACCGCGCTAACACATAGCGCAACTCTCGGCGCTgatttatcattatttactcgGTGTTTGGACACTTCAGGGGTGTCACGGAGAGAGAAGCTCATGTGTGAAGTCACAGAGCTCGACAGAAACGCTCGTTCTCTGCCAGATCAAGCTCAGTCTCAGTCACAACATTGAGGCCTGCTCCGTTAGCCTCGGAAGCAGAAGCCTCGGCCTGTGTGACTCTGATCCCGCGGGACACTTGACACTTCAGACCGTCACAGAAATCCGGAGAACACCTCAAGACACTCAGGATTAACCGTTGTTGTTAATAGTTAAACCACGGTAACCACAAATTTACCATGGTGCTGCTAGGGTTTTTGTAGTAAAACTGGTTATAAATGGAAAAACTGCAGTTTTACTACAAAAACCCTAGCAGCACCATGGTAAATTTGTGGTTACCGTggtttaactatttaaaatagtaatCATGGTTATTTGtggtaaaaccatggttcattttcataaGGGATCGCTGTTTTAAACCACTGAAACAATAAAATAAGTTTGAGGGGTGTTTGAACCGAATGACCctcctctcatcatttactcgctTTGGTTTATCATCAGATTCAGctcagttgttattattatttctggcCCTCCGTTCAAAGTTCATTCCTCCGGAGTTTCAGCGCCTCAGAAGAGACATATTAAAGTGTTTCTGAAACACATCCATATTAAATGGGTGGTTTTCTGTAAATGACAGACAGGTGTAATTTAGGCTTTAGCTCACACACAAAGGTTGAGCTCAACAGAAGTTGAGTGCTGTAAATGTGAGTGTGTGAAGCCAGTCTCTTCAGAGGACTTGTGCCCGATTCCGTTTGTGAAGCGTTGAGATCTCTGTCTGGAGCTAAACTCAGACCGCTGTCTGTCTCAGAGACTCACGGCTCACTTCACAAATCAGGCAGTCAGCTGAAGGTGGGTCACTCGGTTCAGTTCAGATGGGGGCTGCTCGTATTAGAACCAGTTATTCTGCTTTGAAGTGTGTGTTCAGTGTCAGAAcatctgttgttgttttggtctgtgactccgcccactgccagttCAGCCAATAGCATTTCAACACCCGTGTTGGAGCCCAAGTAtcggtctctgcaggaaagtaatgggagttaccagatcagggtgtttttacaccatgatacctgattagttgatgtaatagtgacgttaggtttaggggtggggttgggtaagggggatcatttagattgcatgattcagaaacacccagcagtttcaaaacacccacatggtgataaacgcccacttttgctctgcagagacctaagtctcttgGAGCCAGGAAATGAACTGggtcagagatcacagattctaAAACTCCATCCATACACATCTCTCCAGCATTGAGAGTTTGGAGTGCAGCACCTGTTTCAGCCGCTAGCTGTCAATATTAGGAACTGTACTCTAATGATGCTGTTGATGTGGATGGATGCGTTTTGGTGACTGACTGATATAGTGCTGAAAATCCCTCTTATATAAGCACATATGACCTTTATCACGGTCAGCAAACCTGCTCAAGGTCATGTCCAGATTCTGTAAGAGAAGCTGATGATgtgttaagcccctttcacactgcatgtcggacccggcatattgccagaacattgccgggtcaccttctgaaagcaaacacgtcccgggattgattccggcattgaacccgggtcggggacctagtaacattgtggggttcgacccgggacgagcgctgtgtgaacaaaagccagatctaatgccgtgtcgaagtgatgacgcgcattATTGCGCGACTCTTTtcccggctgttttgaaggaagatcagcgttcgcgacgaaaacacatgtgcaaactgtaatgaagcagagatcagttagtttctcactttccgcgctgacgcgagatcattcgcttgcttcagtgaaagtataacgtgcctagcgttgtcgactcatacattacacgtcacgccctgatgtcacgtgttgttacgggatctttacgggttgtgtgtgaaagcacgcacatatcactggcagtgtgaaagtgcaaaatctagtgacccgggaactattgccggaacacttttcccatgtatttgccggaatggcagtgtgaaaggggcttaagactCCTCAGCTTTAATGTGAGCCAGCAGATCTGTGATCAGACCTCTCAAAAAACCCTGACAGTGATTGCACTTCTGCAAACCCGGACTAGAAAAAGCTCTTAGTCAATCAGTGTGTGTTAGGTTACTCAGACAGTTGGACATCAGTGATGGACATCGCTCTGACGGTGAAGATCCAGCCCTGCTGCTGACACAAAGACACAGGACACAGACACGCACAGAAACCAACACACACAGGACacacaaagagacacacacaggtcacagacacacacacggacaGGACAGGACATGGACACACAGGACACAAACACATAGacaccagacacacacagacacaggacacacacaga includes the following:
- the LOC127935567 gene encoding F-box/LRR-repeat protein 19 isoform X5, with the translated sequence MSGSKALGGARRRRTRCRRCQACLRTECGECHFCKDMKKFGGPGRMKQSCLLRQCTAPVLPHTAVCFACGEAGKEDTVESEEEKFSLSLMECTICNEIIHPSCLKMAKSEGIINDEIPNCWECPKCHKEGKTSKDPGDGSGKRRMDNGEVSRWKLTDEPPPSKKKSMSLDDSARPDGAKRRKDKELPQESGSRKKIKGARDKHLKKQKAKPNSSDSSEANGPNSSLAGGHSSAGGSGAAQPSAPSQDQRSHQREKLERFKRMCQLLERVRDSSSSSSSSSESDSESDSDSPSPVAASEASSPAAGYGNSNIRERERSRRLAELGFSASEDSDGESVAADHEQDSVDEPQPQRRRGDVSSRLRRAVLDTEADEDEDRAGDRGQPSSPLSATQLPPFGHGHLAGPEGLSSSKRTNGQDTRNGRTRVAGREMQEKENSNSSTVTNHRHTPGKAVRGSKIRGGSRQNISSNKSTGTAAAGSGTANGNTATCNPVSISLAPHRSQQSRSQLVKRSAVAVPSSPRPLQMERHLVRPPPACPEPHCLPLDSGASHVLPREVWLRVFQHLSQRQLCVCMRVCRTWSRWCCDHRLWTQIDLSHQRSITPPMLSSIIRRQPVSLNLGYTNISKKQLMWLINRLQGLLELNVAGCSWASVSALCQSVCPCLRLLDLSWVEDLKDSHLRELLAPPTNDTRSGCVKVTEQCLPLLRRCTSLQTVDLRSCSLLAPDVCQLHCFPSAPDRLLLKNS
- the LOC127935567 gene encoding F-box/LRR-repeat protein 19 isoform X4; translated protein: MSGSKALGGARRRRTRCRRCQACLRTECGECHFCKDMKKFGGPGRMKQSCLLRQCTAPVLPHTAVCFACGEAGKEDTVESEEEKFSLSLMECTICNEIIHPSCLKMAKSEGIINDEIPNCWECPKCHKEGKTSKDPGDGSGKRRMDNGEVSRWKLTDEPPPSKKKSMSLDDSARPDGAKRRKDKELPQESGSRKKIKGARDKHLKKKAKPNSSDSSEANGPNSSLAGGHSSAGGSGAAQPSAPSQDQRSHQREKLERFKRMCQLLERVRDSSSSSSSSSESDSESDSDSPSPVAASEASSPAAGYGNSNIRERERSRRLAELGFSASEDSDGESVAADHEQDSVDEPQPQRRRGDVSSRLRRAVLDTEADEDEDRAGDRGQPSSPLSATQLPPFGHGHLAGPEGLSSSKRTNGQDTRNGRTRVAGREMQEKENSNSSTVTNHRHTPGKAVRGSKIRGGSRQNISSNKSTGTAAAGSGTANGNTATCNPVSISLAPHRSQQSRSQLVKRSAVAVPSSPRPLQMERHLVRPPPACPEPHCLPLDSGASHVLPREVWLRVFQHLSQRQLCVCMRVCRTWSRWCCDHRLWTQIDLSHQRSITPPMLSSIIRRQPVSLNLGYTNISKKQLMWLINRLQGLLELNVAGCSWASVSALCQSVCPCLRLLDLSWVEDLKDSHLRELLAPPTNDTRSAHGENRGGRFQNVTELRLVGLEVTDAVSRLLVRYLPHLSKLDLSQCCHITDQSIHTLTSALSPLRESLTHVSLAGCVKVTEQCLPLLRRCTSLQTVDLRSCSLLAPDVCQLHCFPSAPDRLLLKNS
- the LOC127935567 gene encoding F-box/LRR-repeat protein 19 isoform X3, with translation MSGSKALGGARRRRTRCRRCQACLRTECGECHFCKDMKKFGGPGRMKQSCLLRQCTAPVLPHTAVCFACGEAGKEDTVESEEEKFSLSLMECTICNEIIHPSCLKMAKSEGIINDEIPNCWECPKCHKEGKTSKDPGDGSGKRRMDNGEVSRWKLTDEPPPSKKKSMSLDDSARPDGAKRRKDKELPQESGSRKKIKGARDKHLKKQKAKPNSSDSSEANGPNSSLAGGHSSAGGSGAAQPSAPSQDQRSHQREKLERFKRMCQLLERVRDSSSSSSSSSESDSESDSDSPSPVAASEASSPAAGYGNSNIRERERSRRLAELGFSASEDSDGESVAADHEQDSVDEPQPQRRRGDVSSRLRRAVLDTEADEDEDRAGDRGQPSSPLSATQLPPFGHGHLAGPEGLSSSKRTNGQDTRNGRTRVAGREMQEKENSNSSTVTNHRHTPGKAVRGSKIRGGSRQNISSNKSTGTAAAGSGTANGNTATCNPVSISLAPHRSQQSRSQLVKRSAVAVPSSPRPLQMERHLVRPPPACPEPHCLPLDSGASHVLPREVWLRVFQHLSQRQLCVCMRVCRTWSRWCCDHRLWTQIDLSHQRSITPPMLSSIIRRQPVSLNLGYTNISKKQLMWLINRLQGLLELNVAGCSWASVSALCQSVCPCLRLLDLSWVEDLKDSHLRELLAPPTNDTRSAHGENRGGRFQNVTELRLVGLEVTDAVSRLLVRYLPHLSKLDLSQCCHITDQSIHTLTSALSPLRESLTHVSLAGCVKVTEQCLPLLRRCTSLQTVDLRSCSLLAPDVCQLHCFPSAPDRLLLKNS
- the LOC127935567 gene encoding F-box/LRR-repeat protein 19 isoform X2, which encodes MSGSKALGGARRRRTRCRRCQACLRTECGECHFCKDMKKFGGPGRMKQSCLLRQCTAPVLPHTAVCFACGEAGKEDTVESEEEKFSLSLMECTICNEIIHPSCLKMAKSEGIINDEIPNCWECPKCHKEGKTSKDPGDGSGKRRMDNGEVSRWKLTDEPPPSKKKSMSLDDSARPDGAKRRKDKELPQESGSRKKIKGARDKHLKKKAKPNSSDSSEANGPNSSLAGGHSSAGGSGAAQPSAPSQDQRSHQREKLERFKRMCQLLERVRDSSSSSSSSSESDSESDSDSPSPVAASEASSPAAGYGNSNIRERERSRRLAELGFSASEDSDGESVAADHEQDSVDEPQPQRRRGDVSSRLRRAVLDTEADEDEDRAGDRGQPSSPLSATQLPPFGHGHLAGPEGLSSSKRTNGQDTRNGRTRVAGREMQEKENSNSSTVTNHRHTPGKAVRGSKIRGGSRQNISSNKSTGTAAAGSGTANGNTATCNPVSISLAPHRSQQSRSQLVKRSAVAVPSSPRPLQMERHLVRPPPACPEPHCLPLDSGASHVLPREVWLRVFQHLSQRQLCVCMRVCRTWSRWCCDHRLWTQIDLSHQRSITPPMLSSIIRRQPVSLNLGYTNISKKQLMWLINRLQGLLELNVAGCSWASVSALCQSVCPCLRLLDLSWVEDLKDSHLRELLAPPTNDTRSGLSLTHTHTHGDTRSGLSLTHTHTHGDTRSGLSLTHTHTHGDTRSGLFHTHTHTHTHTLRSLSHTHTHTHTHTLRSLSHTHTHTHTHTETHAQVSLTHTHTHTHRDTRSGLSHTHTHTHTHTHAQVSLSHTHTRRHTLRSLSHTHTLRSLTHTHTETHAQVSHSHTHTHSLTHTHTHTDTLRSLSLSHTHSLTLSHTHTHSLTLTRTHTHTHTQSLTHSHTLSHSFTHSHSLAHTHTHTLTLSHAHTLTLTLSLTCSLTHSLPFTHTLSHTHTLTHSLTPTHTHSLTCTHTHTNTHSNTHSLSFSHARTHSLSLSLTHSHTNSLTH